One region of Streptomyces subrutilus genomic DNA includes:
- a CDS encoding FAD-dependent monooxygenase — protein sequence MTDVLIAGSGPTGLTLACDLALRGVAVRILERRRAPHRESRGKGLDPGSLEVFSRLGVSDGVRAIGSCEPVLRKYFDGALVNDTPVLGGGLLIGQWQVEEVLRERLAGLGVRIEYEAGVAGIAQDGTGVTARLADGRAVRARYAAGCDGGHSSVREILAIPFEGHTEEKPTMVLGDVRAPGLSRDYWHQWFTSDGGGILLCPIPGTEVFQLQAAPEQDERGEPLPPSLEGFQRLFDRYAGVPGIRLADPTWLSSWRANVRKAARMRAGRVFLAGDAAHVHPIAGGLGMNTGIRDAAALARTLAAAVTSPAPDDVLDAYEAERLPVAAEVLADTARRMERVMAAVREPGRGTEVGMN from the coding sequence CGCACCCCACCGCGAGTCCCGGGGCAAGGGCCTCGACCCGGGCAGCCTGGAGGTCTTCTCCCGGCTCGGCGTCTCCGACGGGGTCCGCGCGATCGGCTCCTGCGAGCCGGTCCTGCGCAAGTACTTCGACGGGGCCCTCGTCAACGACACCCCGGTCCTCGGCGGCGGCCTCCTGATCGGGCAGTGGCAGGTCGAGGAGGTCCTCCGCGAGCGGCTGGCCGGCCTCGGCGTCCGGATCGAGTACGAGGCCGGGGTCGCGGGGATCGCCCAGGACGGCACGGGGGTCACCGCCCGCCTGGCCGACGGCCGTGCGGTCCGCGCGCGTTACGCCGCGGGGTGCGACGGCGGCCACAGCTCGGTCCGGGAGATCCTCGCGATCCCCTTCGAGGGGCACACCGAGGAAAAGCCGACGATGGTGCTCGGGGACGTGAGGGCGCCGGGGCTGAGCCGGGACTACTGGCACCAGTGGTTCACGTCGGACGGCGGCGGGATACTCCTGTGCCCGATACCGGGGACGGAGGTCTTCCAGCTCCAGGCCGCGCCCGAGCAGGACGAGCGGGGAGAGCCGCTGCCGCCCTCGCTGGAGGGCTTCCAGCGGCTCTTCGACCGGTACGCCGGGGTACCGGGGATCCGGCTGGCGGATCCCACCTGGCTCTCGTCATGGCGGGCCAACGTGCGCAAGGCCGCCCGGATGCGCGCGGGCCGGGTCTTCCTCGCCGGGGACGCGGCGCACGTCCACCCGATAGCCGGCGGGCTGGGCATGAACACCGGGATCCGGGACGCGGCCGCCCTCGCCCGGACCTTGGCAGCCGCCGTCACCAGCCCGGCTCCGGACGACGTGCTGGACGCGTACGAGGCCGAGCGCCTGCCGGTGGCGGCCGAGGTGCTGGCCGACACCGCCCGGCGGATGGAACGGGTGATGGCGGCGGTCCGCGAGCCGGGGCGCGGGACGGAGGTCGGCATGAACTGA
- a CDS encoding DUF4239 domain-containing protein: MSEWLVLTIAMAAACAVVLSIAFINHRRIGEDDDPNETPDVIEYMTMMIGVIYAIVLGLAIAGVWEGRGAAQEYVRQEAQALHEISVRSEVYPAEVRKAIRADVDAYVTYVVDTEWREMADHGRLTDRGGELLERIRRDVTDYEPQTDHEGQAYQPLVDQVAAVDDARGARGLGAGATMPGVVWFGLIAGALVTVGLIFTLQIRRSFRELLLAGLFSALIAFLLFLIWDFDAPFGRGISATAEPFLSQFPHLGLGD; encoded by the coding sequence TTGTCGGAATGGCTCGTCCTGACCATCGCGATGGCCGCGGCCTGCGCCGTGGTCCTGTCCATCGCCTTCATCAACCACCGCAGGATCGGCGAGGACGACGATCCGAACGAAACCCCGGACGTCATCGAGTACATGACGATGATGATCGGGGTGATCTACGCGATCGTGCTGGGCCTGGCGATCGCCGGCGTCTGGGAGGGCCGCGGTGCCGCCCAGGAGTACGTGCGCCAGGAGGCGCAGGCCCTGCACGAGATCAGCGTCCGCTCCGAGGTCTACCCGGCCGAGGTCCGCAAGGCGATCCGCGCCGACGTGGACGCGTACGTGACGTACGTGGTGGACACCGAGTGGCGGGAGATGGCCGACCACGGCCGGCTCACGGACCGCGGCGGGGAACTGCTGGAGCGGATCCGCCGGGACGTGACCGACTACGAGCCGCAGACCGACCACGAGGGGCAGGCTTACCAGCCGCTGGTCGACCAGGTCGCCGCGGTGGACGACGCCCGCGGTGCGCGCGGCCTGGGGGCCGGAGCCACGATGCCGGGGGTGGTGTGGTTCGGGCTCATCGCCGGGGCCCTGGTGACGGTCGGCCTGATCTTCACCCTGCAGATCCGGCGCTCCTTCCGGGAGCTCTTGCTGGCCGGTCTGTTCAGCGCGCTGATCGCCTTCCTGCTGTTCCTCATCTGGGACTTCGACGCGCCCTTCGGACGGGGCATCTCGGCCACCGCCGAACCGTTCCTCTCACAGTTCCCGCACCTGGGCCTCGGGGACTGA
- a CDS encoding SAM-dependent methyltransferase, which translates to MERPAWAPPGIDISVPSVSRIYDYYLGGSHNFEVDRQAARRAMEFMPGLPKIMQANRAFMRRTVRYAVAEGVTQFLDIGSGIPTFGNVHEIAQAASPEARVVYVDHDPVAVAHSQAVLAGDERSGVVAADLRKPQDILTAPEVARLLDLDRPVALLLVAVLHFLEDSDDPYAAVAELRDALAPGSLLVLTHASFEGIPLTEEVAGGTVGVYRDIRNPLVMRSGEQIRRFFDGFEMLEPGLVSMPDWRPDGAESAEGGAVPEDPYAFSGYGGVGRKA; encoded by the coding sequence ATGGAGCGCCCCGCCTGGGCCCCGCCAGGCATCGACATATCGGTGCCGAGCGTGTCCCGCATCTACGATTACTACCTGGGCGGGTCCCACAATTTCGAGGTCGACCGCCAGGCGGCCCGCCGGGCCATGGAATTCATGCCGGGCCTGCCCAAGATCATGCAGGCCAACCGGGCATTCATGCGCCGCACCGTGCGGTACGCGGTGGCCGAGGGCGTCACGCAGTTCCTCGACATCGGCTCCGGCATCCCCACCTTCGGCAATGTCCACGAGATCGCCCAGGCCGCCAGCCCGGAGGCGCGCGTGGTCTACGTCGACCACGACCCGGTGGCCGTCGCGCACAGCCAGGCCGTGCTGGCCGGCGACGAGCGCAGCGGTGTCGTCGCCGCCGACCTCCGCAAGCCGCAGGACATCCTGACCGCCCCGGAGGTGGCCCGGCTGCTCGACCTCGACCGGCCGGTCGCCCTCCTGCTCGTCGCCGTCCTGCACTTCCTGGAGGACTCGGACGACCCGTACGCGGCCGTGGCCGAGCTGCGCGACGCACTGGCCCCGGGCAGCCTGCTGGTCCTCACGCACGCCTCGTTCGAGGGCATCCCGCTCACCGAGGAGGTCGCGGGCGGCACCGTCGGCGTCTACCGGGACATCCGCAATCCCCTCGTGATGCGCAGCGGGGAGCAGATCCGCCGCTTCTTCGACGGGTTCGAGATGCTGGAGCCGGGTCTGGTGTCCATGCCCGACTGGCGGCCGGACGGGGCCGAGTCCGCGGAGGGCGGCGCCGTTCCGGAGGACCCGTACGCCTTCTCGGGCTACGGCGGCGTGGGACGCAAGGCGTGA
- a CDS encoding putative bifunctional diguanylate cyclase/phosphodiesterase yields MDDRIARFATIWGRAIFPVTATSLTRTEFERHLVPLTRTLAEALHARPFDAAVGQRVGAELIAVHCTDPEALSGTLGVIESYLVLYCGPGWPGGPGAGSGMDDTEEYRARCARLQHGIAAGFARALRERTLKEQEAIARSALTARIDAQQALHASEERFRAVFEGAAVGIGIADLDGNILEVNDALLQMFGGLEGHVRGRKVSEWGHPDDTPHVWRMHGELVRGERENFRVEKPYYRHDGTVLWTNLTVSLLRDADGVPRYQLALMEDTTERRLLNLRLRYEATHDALTGLPNRTLFFERLEKALSGAGASRFGLCYLDLDGFKAVNDSLGHSAGDRLLVEVADRLQSCATGPGEVVARLGGDEFVALTTGPDTEQEVTDLAVRILSALSTPIRLEGRELTVRGSIGIVEGPARERTPAEVLRSADITMYRAKAAGGNRFEFADAEADARAITRHGLTNALPAALERGEFFIEYQPLVHMHDGSVHGAEALVRWSHPQYGVLGPDRFIPLAERTGLIVPLGRWVLEEAVRQARNWQRQHGGSSLRVNVNLSPTQLHHPGLVADTVAVLEKSGLAPGALCLEVTESALIGADDELLEPLRRLAALGVDIALDDFGTGYSNLANLRRLPVSVLKLDRSFTQGMQQNPANPVDVKIVEGIVALAHSLELAVTVEGVETGAQAAQLRDLGCDTAQGWYYARPGAPDRIHTLSLSDAVPTAS; encoded by the coding sequence ATCGACGACCGGATCGCCCGCTTCGCGACCATCTGGGGACGGGCGATCTTTCCGGTCACGGCGACCTCGCTGACCCGGACCGAGTTCGAACGGCACCTCGTCCCGCTCACCCGGACGCTCGCCGAGGCCCTGCACGCCCGGCCCTTCGACGCCGCCGTGGGCCAGCGGGTCGGCGCGGAGCTCATCGCCGTGCACTGCACCGACCCGGAGGCGCTGTCGGGCACGCTCGGGGTGATCGAGTCGTACCTGGTGCTCTACTGCGGGCCCGGCTGGCCCGGGGGACCGGGCGCAGGCTCCGGCATGGACGACACCGAGGAGTACCGGGCGCGCTGTGCCCGTCTCCAGCACGGGATCGCCGCGGGCTTCGCCCGCGCCCTGCGCGAGCGCACCCTCAAGGAGCAGGAGGCCATCGCCCGTTCGGCGCTGACCGCCCGCATCGACGCGCAGCAGGCCCTGCACGCGAGCGAGGAGCGCTTCCGGGCGGTCTTCGAGGGCGCGGCCGTCGGGATCGGCATCGCCGACCTGGACGGGAACATCCTCGAGGTCAACGATGCGCTGCTGCAGATGTTCGGCGGCCTGGAGGGGCACGTCCGGGGCCGCAAGGTCAGCGAGTGGGGGCACCCCGACGACACCCCGCACGTGTGGCGGATGCACGGCGAGCTGGTGCGCGGCGAGCGCGAGAACTTCCGCGTGGAGAAGCCCTATTACCGGCACGACGGAACGGTGCTCTGGACCAACCTGACGGTGTCCCTGCTGCGCGACGCCGACGGGGTGCCGCGCTATCAGCTGGCGCTGATGGAGGACACCACCGAACGCCGGCTGCTCAACCTGCGCCTGCGCTACGAGGCGACCCACGACGCCCTGACGGGACTGCCCAACCGGACGCTGTTCTTCGAACGGCTGGAGAAGGCCCTGAGCGGGGCCGGGGCCAGCCGCTTCGGCCTGTGCTACCTGGATCTCGACGGGTTCAAGGCGGTCAACGACAGCCTCGGCCACTCGGCGGGCGACCGGCTGCTGGTGGAGGTCGCGGACCGGCTGCAGAGCTGCGCGACCGGCCCCGGCGAAGTGGTCGCCCGGCTCGGCGGGGACGAGTTCGTGGCCCTGACCACCGGCCCCGACACCGAGCAGGAGGTGACCGACCTGGCGGTGCGCATCCTGTCGGCGCTGTCGACGCCGATCCGGCTGGAGGGCCGCGAACTGACGGTCCGGGGCAGTATCGGCATCGTCGAGGGCCCGGCCCGCGAGCGCACCCCCGCGGAGGTGCTGCGCAGCGCGGACATCACGATGTACCGGGCCAAGGCGGCCGGCGGCAACCGCTTCGAGTTCGCCGACGCGGAGGCCGACGCCCGGGCCATCACCCGCCACGGACTGACCAACGCCCTGCCCGCGGCGCTGGAGCGCGGCGAGTTCTTCATCGAGTACCAGCCGCTGGTGCACATGCACGACGGCAGCGTGCACGGCGCGGAGGCGCTGGTGCGCTGGTCGCACCCGCAGTACGGGGTGCTCGGCCCGGACCGCTTCATCCCGCTCGCCGAACGGACCGGGCTGATCGTGCCGCTCGGCCGCTGGGTCCTGGAGGAGGCCGTCCGCCAGGCCCGCAACTGGCAGCGCCAGCACGGCGGCTCGTCCCTGCGGGTCAACGTCAACCTCTCACCGACCCAGCTGCACCACCCCGGCTTGGTCGCCGACACCGTCGCCGTGCTGGAGAAGTCGGGCCTCGCCCCGGGCGCGCTGTGCCTGGAGGTGACCGAGTCGGCGCTGATAGGTGCCGACGACGAACTCCTCGAACCGCTGCGCCGCCTCGCCGCCCTCGGCGTGGACATCGCCCTCGACGACTTCGGCACCGGCTACTCGAACCTGGCCAATCTGCGCCGCCTCCCGGTCAGCGTCCTGAAGCTGGACCGCTCCTTCACGCAGGGGATGCAGCAGAACCCGGCCAACCCGGTCGACGTCAAGATCGTGGAGGGGATCGTCGCCCTGGCCCACAGCCTCGAACTCGCCGTCACGGTGGAGGGCGTGGAGACCGGAGCCCAGGCCGCCCAGCTGCGCGACCTCGGCTGCGACACCGCCCAGGGCTGGTACTACGCCCGCCCGGGCGCCCCCGACCGCATCCACACCCTCTCCCTCTCGGACGCCGTGCCCACCGCCTCCTGA